In one window of Branchiostoma lanceolatum isolate klBraLanc5 chromosome 15, klBraLanc5.hap2, whole genome shotgun sequence DNA:
- the LOC136421257 gene encoding lysosomal proton-coupled steroid conjugate and bile acid symporter SLC46A3-like isoform X2: MVPPVTAWIRKYLTVEPVIFMYMTGSLLSDSVTQQLMYYKVCLQAFNDSKLCSNISAYHTKEQFIQKETAQWILYMDIADVVPSVLMLLLLGSWTDKTGRKSAMLLPFMGAVISGGNLIIQSVFIYSAVPYLFIGTIVSSLCGGYGCVLMATYSYVSDITDGSSRTWRIGILDTMSSLGAAVGGAVSGIILDKAGYLPVFILYVGLNATTIVYILLWMKESVQTNEGNIQKSKDRTLRSKTKGLLNIENVKSWGRVIVRSREGNGRLHVILLLLAFTVNIFLSGTEDLGFLFIKHQLGSSWTSTMFGLYLAVRGIALSIGLMVILPLMSRLMCDTKVGQAGALSKIAAHVLLAFVSTVWMLFLVPVLGILSGFIAVTIRSLCSKTVADGEKEVTCPLLASLLFNKLYTATLSSFPGFCFIISAGLLLVPIILLQWMEDTSEVIHQHDEHVKQKKQNSAEETQPLLTGKPGVSHSCL; this comes from the exons ATGGTGCCCCCAGTTACAGCCTGGATACGGAAGTACTTGACAGTTGAACCAgtcatattcatgtacatgactgGATCGCTTCTCTCTGACTCTGTAACTCAGCAGCTTATGTATTACAAGGTTTGTCTACAGGCCTTCAATGACTCCAAACTTTGCAGCAATATCAGTGCGTATCACACAAAGGAACAGTTCATACAAAAAGAAACTGCTCAATGGATTCTGTACATGGACATTGCAGATGTTGTACCCTCCGTTCTAATGTTACTCTTACTCGGGTCGTGGACGGATAAAACTGGTCGTAAAAGTGCAATGCTTCTGCCATTCATGGGAGCTGTGATATCTGGAGGGAATCTTATCATACAGTCGGTGTTCATTTACAGCGCGGTTCCCTACTTGTTTATTGGTACAATCGTGAGCAGTCTTTGCGGGGGGTATGGCTGCGTCCTTATGGCGACTTACAGCTACGTCTCAGACATTACGGACGGCAGCTCGCGAACATGGCGGATTGGAATTTTGGATACGATGTCGTCTCTTGGCGCGGCGGTAGGGGGAGCTGTTAGTGGAATAATTCTGGACAAGGCGGGATACCTGCCTGTTTTTATCCTCTATGTTGGTTTGAACGCTACAACAATCGTTTATATCTTATTATGGATGAAAGAGTCTGTTCAAACGAATGAGGGTAACATACAGAAATCAAAAGACCGGACGCTGAGAAGCAAGACGAAAGGGCTACTCAACATTGAGAACGTGAAGTCTTGGGGGAGAGTCATTGTTAGGTCTAGGGAAGGAAATGGCAGACTGCACGTCATTCTCCTGCTGCTAGCATTCACTGTCAACATTTTTCTGTCAG GCACCGAGGACCTTGGCTTTCTGTTCATTAAACACCAGCTCGGATCCAGTTGGACCAGCACCATGTTTGGACTGTATTTAGCTGTCAGAGGAATCGCATTG tcaatcggactgatggtgattctacCTCTGATGTCTCGACTGATGTGCGATACCAAAGTGGGTCAAGCGGGGGCGCTGTCAAAGATCGCGGCACATGTACTTCTTGCTTTTGTGTCAACCGTATGGATGCTGTTCCTCG TTCCAGTACTAGGGATTCTGTCTGGTTTCATAGCAGTGACTATCAGATCTCTGTGTTCCAAAACAGTCGCAGATGGAGAAAAAG AGGTCACGTGCCCCCTGTTGGCCTCGCTCCTGTTCAACAAACTGTATACAGCTACACTCAGCTCCTTCCCAGGCTTCTGTTTCATCATATCTGCTGGGCTACTTCTCGTTCCCATCATTTTGCTGCA ATGGATGGAAGACACCAGTGAGGTGATACACCAACATGATGAACATGTGaaacagaagaaacagaacAGTGCAGAGGAAACTCAGCCACTGCTTACAGGCAAGCCTGGTGTTTCTCACTCATGTTTATAA
- the LOC136421257 gene encoding lysosomal proton-coupled steroid conjugate and bile acid symporter SLC46A3-like isoform X1, giving the protein MVPPVTAWIRKYLTVEPVIFMYMTGSLLSDSVTQQLMYYKVCLQAFNDSKLCSNISAYHTKEQFIQKETAQWILYMDIADVVPSVLMLLLLGSWTDKTGRKSAMLLPFMGAVISGGNLIIQSVFIYSAVPYLFIGTIVSSLCGGYGCVLMATYSYVSDITDGSSRTWRIGILDTMSSLGAAVGGAVSGIILDKAGYLPVFILYVGLNATTIVYILLWMKESVQTNEGNIQKSKDRTLRSKTKGLLNIENVKSWGRVIVRSREGNGRLHVILLLLAFTVNIFLSGTEDLGFLFIKHQLGSSWTSTMFGLYLAVRGIALSIGLMVILPLMSRLMCDTKVGQAGALSKIAAHVLLAFVSTVWMLFLVPVLGILSGFIAVTIRSLCSKTVADGEKGVMFSVMSAIEVTCPLLASLLFNKLYTATLSSFPGFCFIISAGLLLVPIILLQWMEDTSEVIHQHDEHVKQKKQNSAEETQPLLTGKPGVSHSCL; this is encoded by the exons ATGGTGCCCCCAGTTACAGCCTGGATACGGAAGTACTTGACAGTTGAACCAgtcatattcatgtacatgactgGATCGCTTCTCTCTGACTCTGTAACTCAGCAGCTTATGTATTACAAGGTTTGTCTACAGGCCTTCAATGACTCCAAACTTTGCAGCAATATCAGTGCGTATCACACAAAGGAACAGTTCATACAAAAAGAAACTGCTCAATGGATTCTGTACATGGACATTGCAGATGTTGTACCCTCCGTTCTAATGTTACTCTTACTCGGGTCGTGGACGGATAAAACTGGTCGTAAAAGTGCAATGCTTCTGCCATTCATGGGAGCTGTGATATCTGGAGGGAATCTTATCATACAGTCGGTGTTCATTTACAGCGCGGTTCCCTACTTGTTTATTGGTACAATCGTGAGCAGTCTTTGCGGGGGGTATGGCTGCGTCCTTATGGCGACTTACAGCTACGTCTCAGACATTACGGACGGCAGCTCGCGAACATGGCGGATTGGAATTTTGGATACGATGTCGTCTCTTGGCGCGGCGGTAGGGGGAGCTGTTAGTGGAATAATTCTGGACAAGGCGGGATACCTGCCTGTTTTTATCCTCTATGTTGGTTTGAACGCTACAACAATCGTTTATATCTTATTATGGATGAAAGAGTCTGTTCAAACGAATGAGGGTAACATACAGAAATCAAAAGACCGGACGCTGAGAAGCAAGACGAAAGGGCTACTCAACATTGAGAACGTGAAGTCTTGGGGGAGAGTCATTGTTAGGTCTAGGGAAGGAAATGGCAGACTGCACGTCATTCTCCTGCTGCTAGCATTCACTGTCAACATTTTTCTGTCAG GCACCGAGGACCTTGGCTTTCTGTTCATTAAACACCAGCTCGGATCCAGTTGGACCAGCACCATGTTTGGACTGTATTTAGCTGTCAGAGGAATCGCATTG tcaatcggactgatggtgattctacCTCTGATGTCTCGACTGATGTGCGATACCAAAGTGGGTCAAGCGGGGGCGCTGTCAAAGATCGCGGCACATGTACTTCTTGCTTTTGTGTCAACCGTATGGATGCTGTTCCTCG TTCCAGTACTAGGGATTCTGTCTGGTTTCATAGCAGTGACTATCAGATCTCTGTGTTCCAAAACAGTCGCAGATGGAGAAAAAG GTGTGATGTTCTCTGTCATGTCTGCAATAGAGGTCACGTGCCCCCTGTTGGCCTCGCTCCTGTTCAACAAACTGTATACAGCTACACTCAGCTCCTTCCCAGGCTTCTGTTTCATCATATCTGCTGGGCTACTTCTCGTTCCCATCATTTTGCTGCA ATGGATGGAAGACACCAGTGAGGTGATACACCAACATGATGAACATGTGaaacagaagaaacagaacAGTGCAGAGGAAACTCAGCCACTGCTTACAGGCAAGCCTGGTGTTTCTCACTCATGTTTATAA